The Cutaneotrichosporon cavernicola HIS019 DNA, chromosome: 5 DNA segment CGAGTACTTCCGTGTCGGCCACATGGGTGTCACCGCCGTCGACCAGCAGCGTGGCGACATTGAGAAGATCCTCAAGAATGTCAAGGAAGTCCTTGACATCGCCCGTGCCAAGCAGGCATGACTTGCTAAAGCTTCGGtagaggccgaggcgctccgTGCAAGGCTCTAGGAGAGGATAGAAGCCAAAATTATTGCGAACCATTTGTAGGTAACATGCATCCCCTCGTGTACTTGTACTATCAAAACTCTCGGGAAGATTGTGTGCGAACGGGCGTGGGCCGTCACGGTGGGAATGCGGGCGGTGCGGTGGCTGTGGCGGGGCTGAGTGGGGTGAGACCGCGGTTCATGTCGGCGATGTTGCGTCAGCAAGACTATTGATGAGGAACACTCTCCGTGATGGACCAAGAGACTGccagcgagctcggcaatCGTCGGACTGTCTCGCTACGGCCCATACACCCAATTCCAATCAAAGTCACCGACTAGCGGTCAGCGACCAGACCGAGACTACAGtatcgaggacgagactCACGGCTAGGGACCATCGTTCACCGCCACACAGCACATTTGCACCGGGTTCCAGTTTATTTGCCGCGCCCAGCATCACCCCAACACCATCGTAGTCTCACCTCAGCCTCGCAACAGTCGCCACAGGACTCACTCTGCCACTCCGCCGGCCCAGGCCACACCGAGTGCTGCGGCAAATCTGGCGGGGCTGAAGGGGGAGATTCTGACTTGGCGGCGATACTGTGAAAGACCGCTGTTGAGGCTTACTCTGCTATCATCGTCACCAAAGTCGACAGTCGTTGGAGGATCTCGCTGTTGCCGACACGCCGAGGTTGGGCCGATGCCAGCTAGGTAGGTATGgcgacgagaccgagacTGAGACTGTCAGTGACCAAAGCGCCAGCGGGAAGCGCATTCAGGCGAGCCGCCAGTCCCAAGCTACTGTAATCAGGCGGGCAGCCAGGAGAATCAGCGCCGGCCGGAAATCAGAGCTCATGGGGTAGGACAGAGAGCCCTGCCTCCCGGCTTCCATTCTCTGCACTCTTCTGTCCTCCATTCGCCGTTTCTCTGCTTCCATTCTCCTTCCCTGGTGGGAATCTGAAACCGTCGCTTTCAGTACTTGAATCATTGGCGCGCATCAGTGACGAGCGGGGCCCGTGTTCAGTGAGGAGCGCCTGAGGGTTCAATCAACTGAGATAAGCAGCCCAGCCATGCAATGCTAATGCTTAAACCCAGTGCCAGTTGGCTACACGATATCGCCGCCTTCTATCTCTCTCCCCGTCTTCTCCACGCGTATCCCCTCCCAGTCCGGTGTACAGGTATCGACGcctgcgtcgtcgccggcgTCCGGCGCATATTCTGGTTCGAGCGCCTCATCCACGGGCGGCTGGGGGACTTTATCCGCACACTCGCTCCCACCCTCGCGAGGGCCAGACGGAGCATACTTGGAGTGGCGCCGGAGGAACGCGCCATACCGATAGAATAGGAAGGGCATGGGCGCACATGCGAGCGCAAGGAACGCTACCACTGATATCAGCAGAAGGGATTGGATCGGCGCCACACTCACATGTACCGGCCCAATTCAGTCCGAGGCGGGTATACATCTTGTTCGTAAAGAGTGGAAATATCGCCCCGGCCAGTGCACGCAGTACTGCACTGCTTGCCAGCGCACTTGCCGAGTAAAGCTGGTacgcgtcgatgaggaagagctGCATGCCCGTGAAAATGAGCTGGAAGCCCGACCCAAACGGGATCGAGGCGATGATGGGCACGATCCAGTGTACGTTTGGGGTACATGTCCACGCGAACACGAACAAACCAATCGGGAGTGCTGTTGCACCAACTGCACAGCCCGGAAGACGCGCTTCTGGTGGCGTCTCCCTGCCCTCTGCTTCGGCTTTggtctcggcgcgctcgtaGAGCCTGTTAAAGAGGGGTGTGCTCGCATTGCCGATTAGTAGACCTACCCCAATACCTAAGAAGGAGAGGCCGACTTGGCTTAGAGTCCAGCCGCGGTTTTCCGCGAACACGATCGGAAACGCCTCGAAGAATAGGTACAGTGTTCCGTAGATTACCGCGCCGTAGATGGCCAAACAGGCCGCGATGAGCTCGCGGAAGAGCAGCTGGAACGGACGGATAAGGTTGGTGCGCAGGACCTGTACGGGCGACTTGTTCACGCGGTCATACTTGGCGATGAACACTGCGGGTGTCCCAGCCGCTACTGACGCTGCCTGGAGACGCTTGGCCTTACGGCGGAGTAGTGTCGGCGCGTACGTCTCCGGCACCACGATGAGCGATAGGATACACATTGTGCTGATGTCAGCATTGGCCCAAGTGCCACATACAGTCCGAAGAAGAACTGCACCCAGAACACCCAGCGCCAGCTGCGGTACTCTGCGACAAAGCCGCCGACGATTGGCCCAATGACGGGCCCGAGGAACGGTGCGAGTGAGAAGAAGCTCGTTGCAAGAGCACGATCGTGGCTGCCGGTAAGCGCATCTCAATTGTCCACTCACGCCGGGAACATGTCGCCGATCTGCCCACCGGCATTGGTGATGGGACAAGCGCCAAACGTTCCCGCTATCAGCCGGCTCACGAGTACGGTCGCAAGGTTCGGgctgagcgcgccgacgaggttgaaCAACACGAACACGGGGTAGGAGAAGTAAAACGCGACATTGCGACCGTACAGTTCCGAGATTGGTGCCCAGACCAGAGGGCCCACGCCAAAACCTGGTGTTAGAAGCGCAAGTTCTAGCGTACCGTACCGATTACATAGAAGCTGAggccggcgacgacgagttggTGGTTGGCGTCGAACTCGGCGACGATGCCGCTCACAGCTGTTGAGTACGCCGAGCTAGCAAAGGCGATGCACAGCGTGCTTATCCCAATGATGCCGGTGATTGCCCAGCGGTACGACTTGGCCCAGTTGTAAGGATTCGCTCGCTCGCCCGGTGCCCAGTCCACAAGGTACGGGTCCTCCTCAGTCCCGGATCCGGGGAGGCGGTGCCCGTGTCGTGGCTGTCTTGATCcagcaaggaggagcgcgacgtgGTACGTGGGGGACAGACGGTGCTCAAGAGTTTCGAACGTCGTGCCGGTGGGCAGGGCAGTATCTCGTAGATGTCGCAAATCTCGCGGATCTCGCAATGTGGCGCCGCCATCCGAACTCGGGGGCAAcatgtcggcgaggtcatTAATGAGATTGCGAGCAGGCGACAAGAGtagtcgacgacgagtgcACAGCAGTCGAGCCTGACATCCTACACGGCTGGTTTGTCATCTGCTAGCTTCCCACTTGCCGTGTTGCAGCAGGGTAGGAATGCGGGCTGCCGGATGTGGCCGGCAACTCGGCCGTGGTTGTGGTGATCaaggcgacgacgtcatgTGGTACAGTATACAGTCGTGCCTGTTCTTGGAACATCTCACCTCGACCAAGCTTGTTTGAAACGTTGAAGGTTGAACAAGACACCAGAAGATGATCATGCGTGATAGCCTGTCCGATAAAGCGTAATTCCGTAGACATCTCTTTCAGCTACTGATACACGGCTTCCTTAGCCTACATCACAGCCTCCTGCGTGCCAGGTCACGCAAGAGCTAAGAACCACTCCAGCGCAATCCGTACACTCCCGATATTAAATCACTTCGCGTCAGCACACTCAAGTACAGAGGTCCAGTTGACTCACACAACCGGTCACCTGGGGAAATAACGTTAAACGTGACACCGAGCTGattctcggcctcgagcgcatcgagctcAATTTGAATGAGCTCCCGCGCACTGACGCCACTCCTGTGTGGAACCAGGAACTCCTTGACGTGTGTGATGAATATCTTCAGACCCTCCAGAGGTCGGCTGCTAGTGAGCCACGACCTCATTTCTGCCCTACCTTTCTCCTCCCACGAATGAAGCGAGAGTCTTGAGCTCGTACATAATCCCTGGCGGCGACAGGTGGCCAAACATGATGATGGCTGGACGCGTCGAGTCGTACGAGCACTCGAGCTGGTGTGTTAGTCGCGTCCCTGCGTGCTTACATGTGGCGCTACTCACGAAAACGCCCGCGAGGCGACCCTCCGCAAAGCTCACTGCCGCCTGCTCCCAGATCGCTCTGTTGTACGCCCCAGCAACAGCTCCCccgtccttgtcgacaTCCATCTCGTGGTCGGCACGCCACTCGCTCTCCACGTCACCAAAGAAAAGGAACTCCCTTCCCGCGCTACCCATGAAACTCGAGTCCATCTCTATGTCATCTTGCGAGTTGGACATGGAGTGGCTGGTCCTGCGCGACGGCGGTCGCGACGGCATGAGGGAAGGATCGTAGCGGATGAAGGTGGCCGATGACGAGTACGGGCCCTGCGACGTTTGTCCATGTGAAACGGGGAAGACGAGCGTGCTGATCGGAAGTTGGGCGTTAAGATGGGTGTGcttccttcccttctcAGTGGCCAACCTTGCATTGTGAGCCATCATCACGCCGTGTCACTCACGGGTAGAACTTGGGGCCAACTCCCGTCAGCTCCTGGGTtcggcggcgcttgcgTCTGCCGGAATGCATTAACTCTTCCGCAGTAGCCCAAGCGCCTAGTTCGGGCCATAGGCCGCCACCGTAAGCCGCTGCGAGATTGTCCAGGGTCTCCTGTGTGGCATACACAGGAATGCGTGCCGGAACTGGAGGGACAGTCTCGTCTGCCGTGGCCTCGGACGCGTTGACGTGGTCATGGTTAAACAGCAGTCGGGAAATTCGACGTTGCTTACTTGGGACGGAGCCAGACAGCAAGATCAAGGAGACAGCGTGGTCAAGGTGGGCGTGAGTAATAAGGTAGCAACTGGCGCGTTAGCCTGCCCTCGGGCGTGTCACGCTGTGTGGTTCTTACGAGAGGAATGAGAAGATGTATGCCGCCTTGAGGATGGGAGAGTTGTGTGTTTCTGGGAAGTCGACGTTGGGAaacagctcgtcggcctcgtgcATCCTTAGCAGGTTGGTCAGAGCGCCAATACCGGAACCTGTGTGGTTGTTAGCAAAGTGCTGGACGCTAGGATATTCTTTTGATCAAGTAACGCACCTCCTTCTAATGCGAGAATCCCATCCTCCCATCGACCAGACGCTGGCTTGACAAGGTACCTGATATGGTCAGCCTGCATGCCCTCTCAGCGGCCCTGCTTGGACTTGAAGTGGCTTACCCAGAACAATCAGTCTCCAAGGGACCTCCACCGGaaccgaggacgaccaTCTCGAACACTGGATCTGGATCTGGTTCT contains these protein-coding regions:
- a CDS encoding uncharacterized protein (to TIGR gene model, INSD accession), with the translated sequence MLPPSSDGGATLRDPRDLRHLRDTALPTGTTFETLEHRLSPTYHVALLLAGSRQPRHGHRLPGSGTEEDPYLVDWAPGERANPYNWAKSYRWAITGIIGISTLCIAFASSAYSTAVSGIVAEFDANHQLVVAGLSFYVIGFGVGPLVWAPISELYGRNVAFYFSYPVFVLFNLVGALSPNLATVLVSRLIAGTFGACPITNAGGQIGDMFPAHDRALATSFFSLAPFLGPVIGPIVGGFVAEYRSWRWVFWVQFFFGLTMCILSLIVVPETYAPTLLRRKAKRLQAASVAAGTPAVFIAKYDRVNKSPVQVLRTNLIRPFQLLFRELIAACLAIYGAVIYGTLYLFFEAFPIVFAENRGWTLSQVGLSFLGIGVGLLIGNASTPLFNRLYERAETKAEAEGRETPPEARLPGCAVGATALPIGLFVFAWTCTPNVHWIVPIIASIPFGSGFQLIFTGMQLFLIDAYQLYSASALASSAVLRALAGAIFPLFTNKMYTRLGLNWAGTLVAFLALACAPMPFLFYRYGAFLRRHSKYAPSGPREGGSECADKVPQPPVDEALEPEYAPDAGDDAGVDTCTPDWEGIRVEKTGREIEGGDIV
- the PDE1 gene encoding uncharacterized protein (cAMP phosphodiesterases class-II), giving the protein MHSSGSNGTSDPIKLQPSREDVGPEPDPDPVFEMVVLGSGGGPLETDCSGYLVKPASGRWEDGILALEGGSGIGALTNLLRMHEADELFPNVDFPETHNSPILKAAYIFSFLSCYLITHAHLDHAVSLILLSGSVPSKQRRISRLLFNHDHVNASEATADETVPPVPARIPVYATQETLDNLAAAYGGGLWPELGAWATAEELMHSGRRKRRRTQELTGVGPKFYPLATEKGRKHTHLNAQLPISTLVFPVSHGQTSQGPYSSSATFIRYDPSLMPSRPPSRRTSHSMSNSQDDIEMDSSFMGSAGREFLFFGDVESEWRADHEMDVDKDGGAVAGAYNRAIWEQAAVSFAEGRLAGVFLECSYDSTRPAIIMFGHLSPPGIMYELKTLASFVGGESRPLEGLKIFITHVKEFLVPHRSGVSARELIQIELDALEAENQLGVTFNVISPGDRLLI